A stretch of the Nitratifractor salsuginis DSM 16511 genome encodes the following:
- a CDS encoding polyprenyl synthetase family protein, giving the protein MLEAVERQIEHYINDLEDADARQLYSRLPAGKRLRARLILTIAGSGLSAVKTAAIVEMIHAASLLHDDVIDDAYTRRGRPSINALYGNKTSIMFGDVLYSKAFYELVDIDRQVARSIANAVVLLSLGERQDVLLSESFNPDRDAYLKMIYQKTAALIEAAAESAAILAGKDREAYRTYGRNLGIAFQMIDDILDITQSAEALGKPAMHDFEEGKTTLPYIYLYEALDEPDRKRLLAMHRQPVTGENAEWIRERMARTGALERARDEAKALIEEAIALMRREGEPELEALAMKMIERNY; this is encoded by the coding sequence GTGCTGGAGGCGGTAGAGCGTCAGATCGAACACTACATCAACGACCTGGAGGATGCCGACGCGCGGCAGCTCTATAGTCGGCTGCCCGCAGGCAAACGCCTGAGGGCGCGGCTGATCCTCACCATTGCCGGATCGGGCCTGAGCGCCGTCAAAACCGCCGCCATCGTCGAGATGATCCATGCCGCGAGCCTGCTGCATGATGATGTGATCGACGACGCCTACACGCGCCGCGGGCGCCCCTCCATCAATGCCCTCTACGGCAATAAAACCTCCATTATGTTCGGGGATGTCCTCTACTCCAAAGCCTTCTACGAGCTGGTGGATATCGACCGTCAGGTCGCTCGCAGCATCGCCAATGCCGTCGTACTCCTGAGTCTGGGGGAGCGCCAGGATGTACTCCTCTCCGAATCCTTCAATCCCGACCGTGATGCTTATTTGAAGATGATCTATCAAAAGACCGCCGCGCTGATCGAAGCGGCGGCGGAGTCGGCAGCGATCCTGGCGGGCAAGGATCGGGAGGCGTACCGCACCTACGGGCGGAACCTGGGGATCGCCTTTCAAATGATCGATGACATCCTGGACATCACCCAGAGTGCCGAAGCTCTGGGCAAGCCGGCGATGCACGATTTCGAAGAGGGCAAGACGACGCTGCCCTATATCTATCTCTACGAAGCCTTGGACGAGCCGGATCGCAAGCGGCTGCTGGCTATGCACCGCCAGCCGGTGACCGGGGAGAACGCCGAGTGGATCCGGGAGCGGATGGCGCGGACCGGCGCACTGGAACGTGCCCGCGACGAAGCCAAAGCCCTGATCGAAGAGGCCATCGCCCTGATGCGCCGCGAAGGGGAACCGGAGCTCGAAGCCCTGGCAATGAAGATGATCGAAAGGAACTACTGA
- a CDS encoding FxsA family protein, which produces MLYLLILFFAELFVSLKVGTVIGFGWSVVWILSTMILGALLLKLSPYALWNNFQTFNFGKFDLRDVHNASIAYMAGAILLIIPGVLTDLIGIALLLYTLYLHLFARIRPKQQTPHDPFYEGDNNVIDVEIIDEPDHSERDRKLR; this is translated from the coding sequence ATGCTCTACCTTCTCATACTCTTCTTCGCCGAACTCTTCGTCTCTCTCAAAGTAGGGACGGTGATCGGCTTTGGCTGGAGTGTGGTTTGGATTCTCTCGACGATGATCCTGGGGGCTCTGCTGCTGAAACTCTCCCCCTATGCTCTCTGGAACAATTTCCAAACCTTCAATTTCGGCAAGTTCGACCTGCGGGATGTCCACAACGCCTCCATAGCTTATATGGCGGGGGCAATCCTGCTGATCATCCCCGGAGTGCTGACGGATCTGATCGGTATCGCCCTCCTGCTCTACACACTCTATTTACATTTGTTCGCTAGAATCCGACCTAAGCAGCAAACACCGCATGACCCATTTTATGAAGGAGACAACAATGTCATTGACGTGGAAATTATCGATGAGCCTGATCACAGCGAGCGTGATCGCAAGCTCCGCTGA
- a CDS encoding DUF2018 family protein, whose product MRLFDDDEDGFLSTTPRENFFQVIHTANRNIVDLELEKLIERLAVAEKMLEEKGLEEEYERQVLTLPTAEPTEIENRKNSLFIETVGNIVTQCE is encoded by the coding sequence ATGCGACTGTTTGATGATGATGAAGATGGTTTCCTGAGCACCACCCCCAGAGAGAACTTTTTCCAGGTGATCCATACCGCCAACCGGAACATCGTAGATCTGGAGCTGGAGAAGCTCATCGAGCGCCTGGCTGTGGCAGAAAAGATGCTCGAAGAGAAGGGCCTCGAAGAGGAGTATGAGCGTCAAGTGCTCACACTCCCTACCGCAGAGCCCACGGAGATCGAGAACCGAAAAAATTCTCTTTTTATCGAGACGGTGGGCAACATCGTCACTCAGTGTGAGTAG
- a CDS encoding proline--tRNA ligase produces the protein MRFSKLLIPTAKEAPSDAVLPSHIYLLRAGFIQSVGAGLYNFLPLGKRSLDRVRQVVKEELDAAGCQEVDLAFVTPAELWRESGRFEKYGKELLRFTDRKENEFVLGPTHEEMMVNLVRQSVKSYKQLPLHLYQIKTKFRDEIRPRFGLMRGREFLMEDGYSFHKDEEDMKREFDHMEATYSRIFTRLGLDFRVVEADSGAIGGSGSKEFMVLADSGEDTIVVCEGCDYGANIEAAVRAPKAAPEYEEGEEPEMTAGEFQTPGIKTIDDLADFFHIDPHHLIKAVAKKALYDEGREAIVLFFLRGNDELEETKACNAVGANELVDVSEEELRAAGLTPGFMGFINLPDGIRYVIDKELKGETPMIMGANKEDYHLIGVTVPDYGDFFADLVAVQEGDRCAKCGGRLHYTKGIEVGHIFQLGTRYSEPLNATFLDENGKRRPFVMGTYGIGVSRLLAAIIEQHHDDRGCIWTRESAPFDVEIIVSNIANDAEREAAEELYRLLKSKGVEVLLDDRKERFGFKMKDFELIGIPLGIVVGKKLADGQVELIVRDGLERIDLPLERVADEVLERV, from the coding sequence ATGCGCTTTTCCAAACTATTGATCCCCACCGCCAAAGAGGCACCCAGCGACGCGGTGCTTCCCAGCCATATCTACCTGCTTCGCGCCGGGTTTATCCAGAGTGTGGGAGCGGGACTTTATAACTTCCTCCCTCTGGGCAAGCGGAGCCTGGACCGGGTGCGCCAGGTGGTCAAAGAGGAGCTCGACGCCGCGGGTTGCCAGGAAGTGGACCTGGCCTTCGTGACCCCGGCGGAGCTCTGGCGTGAGAGCGGACGCTTCGAGAAATACGGCAAAGAGCTGCTGCGCTTCACCGACCGCAAGGAGAACGAGTTTGTCCTGGGGCCCACCCACGAAGAGATGATGGTCAACCTGGTGCGCCAGAGTGTCAAAAGCTACAAGCAATTGCCCCTGCATCTCTATCAGATCAAGACCAAGTTCCGTGACGAGATCCGCCCCCGCTTCGGACTGATGCGCGGGAGAGAGTTTTTGATGGAGGACGGCTACAGCTTCCACAAGGACGAAGAGGATATGAAGCGGGAGTTCGACCATATGGAGGCGACCTACAGCCGGATCTTCACCCGACTCGGGCTCGATTTCCGTGTCGTCGAAGCCGACAGCGGTGCCATCGGCGGCAGCGGATCCAAGGAGTTCATGGTCCTGGCCGACAGCGGCGAGGATACCATCGTGGTCTGTGAAGGGTGCGACTACGGCGCCAACATCGAGGCGGCGGTACGCGCCCCCAAAGCGGCGCCGGAGTACGAAGAGGGCGAAGAGCCCGAAATGACCGCGGGTGAATTCCAGACCCCGGGCATCAAGACCATCGACGATCTGGCGGATTTCTTCCATATCGATCCTCACCATCTCATCAAAGCGGTGGCCAAAAAGGCCCTCTACGACGAAGGGCGCGAAGCGATCGTCCTCTTCTTCCTCCGGGGCAACGACGAGCTGGAGGAGACCAAAGCCTGCAACGCCGTAGGAGCCAACGAACTGGTCGATGTGAGCGAGGAGGAGCTTCGGGCCGCCGGGCTTACCCCCGGATTTATGGGTTTTATCAATCTTCCCGATGGGATCCGCTACGTCATCGACAAAGAGCTCAAGGGCGAAACTCCGATGATCATGGGGGCCAACAAAGAAGATTACCATCTCATCGGTGTAACGGTACCCGACTACGGTGATTTCTTCGCCGATCTGGTGGCGGTGCAGGAGGGGGACCGCTGTGCCAAATGCGGCGGGCGGCTCCACTACACCAAGGGGATCGAAGTAGGGCACATCTTCCAGCTCGGGACCCGCTACAGCGAGCCGCTCAATGCAACCTTCCTCGACGAGAACGGCAAGCGCCGCCCCTTCGTGATGGGAACCTACGGTATCGGGGTCTCCCGGCTTCTGGCGGCGATCATCGAGCAGCACCACGACGATCGGGGCTGTATCTGGACCCGGGAGAGTGCCCCCTTCGATGTGGAGATCATCGTCTCCAACATCGCCAACGACGCCGAGCGGGAAGCGGCCGAAGAGCTCTACCGCCTGCTGAAAAGCAAAGGGGTGGAGGTGCTCCTCGACGACCGCAAGGAACGCTTCGGATTCAAAATGAAGGATTTCGAGCTCATTGGGATTCCCCTGGGGATCGTAGTGGGCAAGAAACTGGCCGATGGCCAGGTGGAGCTGATTGTCAGGGACGGTCTGGAGCGCATCGACCTGCCCCTGGAGCGCGTGGCCGACGAGGTCCTGGAACGGGTCTAG
- the aspS gene encoding aspartate--tRNA ligase has product MRTHYCEEITEDLIGQEVTVAGWVASRRDHGGVIFIDLRDKDEIVQLVCDPADSEEAHKIADQVRDQYVIVATGKVRPRGEGLENPNLKTGKVEIVVSELKIENTSKPMPFDLGDERVNEEIRLKYRYLDLRTPKMHKIFRLRSQAAIAARNSLAEMGFMEVETPVLTKSTPEGARDYLVPSRVWPGEFYALPQSPQLFKQLLMISGFDRYFQIAKCFRDEDLRADRQPEFTQIDVEMSFCDQEKVIEVAERLIRDIWAACDQWEKLPAQFPRMSYDEAMEKYGSDKPDLRFGLEMVDVIDIFERCDNEIFSTIAKSPKKNRIKALKVPNGDNIFSKRQMKGFESYVRKFGAQGLGYFQMKEEGLKGPLTKFFTEEDLQAIIDRCDLKVGDVVFFGAGEKKVVLDYMGRFRLYLAEIMEIIPEGEFKFVWIVDFPMFEVEEGKLKALHHPFTMPKLNEKGGLDYEEIEDLKSVAYDLVLNGTELGGGSIRIHKPEIQKEVFKLLGISDEEAKEKFGFLLEALEFGAPPHGGFAMGFDRMIMLLAGTESIRDVIAFPKTQRAQCLLTQAPSPVDPEQLKELHIRLRQRPVSAE; this is encoded by the coding sequence GTGAGAACCCACTATTGTGAAGAGATTACCGAAGATTTGATCGGTCAGGAAGTGACCGTCGCCGGCTGGGTCGCCAGCCGAAGGGACCACGGCGGCGTCATCTTTATCGACCTGAGAGACAAAGACGAGATCGTCCAGCTGGTCTGTGACCCCGCCGACAGCGAAGAGGCCCACAAGATCGCCGACCAGGTGCGGGACCAGTATGTCATCGTCGCCACTGGCAAGGTCCGCCCCAGAGGCGAAGGGCTCGAAAACCCCAACCTCAAAACCGGTAAAGTCGAGATCGTCGTCAGCGAACTGAAGATCGAGAACACTTCCAAGCCGATGCCTTTTGACCTGGGGGATGAGCGGGTCAACGAAGAGATCCGCCTCAAATACCGCTACCTCGACCTGCGAACTCCCAAAATGCACAAAATCTTCCGCCTCCGCTCCCAGGCCGCCATCGCCGCGCGCAACTCCCTGGCGGAGATGGGCTTTATGGAGGTCGAGACCCCCGTATTGACCAAGTCGACTCCCGAAGGGGCCCGGGACTACCTCGTCCCCAGCCGGGTCTGGCCCGGAGAGTTCTACGCCCTGCCCCAGTCGCCCCAGCTCTTCAAGCAGCTGCTGATGATCAGCGGCTTCGACCGCTACTTCCAGATCGCCAAATGCTTCCGCGACGAGGACCTGCGGGCCGACCGCCAGCCCGAGTTCACCCAGATCGATGTGGAGATGAGCTTCTGCGACCAGGAGAAGGTGATCGAAGTGGCCGAGCGTCTCATCCGCGACATCTGGGCCGCCTGCGACCAGTGGGAAAAGCTCCCCGCCCAATTCCCACGTATGAGCTACGACGAAGCGATGGAGAAGTACGGCTCCGACAAGCCCGACCTGCGTTTCGGCCTGGAGATGGTGGATGTGATCGATATTTTCGAGCGCTGCGACAACGAGATTTTTAGCACCATCGCCAAATCCCCCAAGAAAAACCGCATCAAAGCCCTCAAAGTCCCTAACGGCGACAACATCTTTTCCAAGCGCCAGATGAAGGGCTTCGAGAGCTACGTGCGCAAATTCGGTGCCCAGGGCTTGGGATACTTCCAGATGAAAGAGGAAGGGCTCAAAGGGCCTCTGACCAAATTTTTCACCGAAGAGGATCTGCAGGCGATCATAGATCGCTGCGACCTGAAGGTGGGCGACGTCGTCTTCTTCGGCGCCGGAGAGAAGAAAGTGGTGCTCGATTATATGGGCCGTTTCCGCCTCTATCTGGCCGAGATTATGGAGATCATCCCCGAGGGTGAATTCAAATTCGTCTGGATCGTCGATTTCCCGATGTTCGAAGTCGAAGAGGGCAAGCTCAAAGCCCTCCACCACCCCTTCACTATGCCCAAGCTCAATGAAAAAGGCGGCCTGGACTACGAAGAGATCGAAGACCTCAAGTCAGTCGCCTACGACCTGGTGCTCAACGGCACCGAGCTGGGCGGCGGCTCCATCCGTATCCACAAACCCGAAATCCAAAAAGAGGTCTTCAAACTCCTGGGTATCAGCGACGAAGAGGCCAAGGAGAAGTTCGGCTTCCTCCTGGAAGCCCTGGAGTTCGGCGCGCCCCCGCACGGCGGCTTCGCTATGGGCTTCGACCGGATGATTATGCTCCTGGCCGGCACCGAGAGTATCCGGGACGTCATCGCCTTCCCCAAGACCCAGCGGGCTCAGTGTCTGCTCACCCAGGCCCCCAGCCCCGTGGACCCTGAGCAGCTCAAAGAGCTCCACATCCGCCTGCGCCAGCGGCCGGTGAGTGCGGAATAG
- a CDS encoding glycine zipper 2TM domain-containing protein: MKKLFLLSLLAFGSIYAGSFSWYRDVPVIRSKPVYETVTIRKPYEVCYNRQVPVYRNGIEEPVAALLGGAAGGVLGHQIGKGRGRTAATIGGAVVGAFVGDNLARRQRRVYYRPHRVCETRYRVHGERQLVHYRNVARFHGRRIVKFSSRPLRYIRIKITASY; this comes from the coding sequence ATGAAAAAGTTGTTTCTACTGAGCCTTTTGGCTTTCGGTTCGATCTATGCAGGATCTTTTAGCTGGTATCGTGACGTGCCGGTGATCCGAAGCAAACCCGTCTATGAAACGGTTACTATAAGAAAACCCTATGAAGTCTGCTATAACCGTCAGGTGCCGGTCTATCGAAACGGCATCGAGGAACCCGTCGCGGCACTTCTGGGCGGTGCGGCCGGCGGGGTTCTGGGCCACCAGATCGGCAAGGGGCGCGGTAGAACCGCCGCGACGATAGGCGGAGCCGTAGTCGGCGCTTTTGTAGGAGACAATCTGGCCAGACGACAGCGTAGGGTTTACTACCGTCCCCATCGCGTCTGTGAAACCCGCTATAGAGTGCATGGGGAGCGTCAGTTGGTCCATTATCGGAATGTCGCCCGTTTTCATGGAAGACGGATCGTGAAGTTCAGTTCCCGCCCCCTCCGTTATATCCGGATAAAAATAACGGCGAGCTATTGA
- the hemC gene encoding hydroxymethylbilane synthase produces the protein MDKLTIVTRASQLALWQAYHIKDRIEKARPELEVELMEITSRGDKILDRPLALVGGKGHFTKELEDEMLAGRAQMAVHSLKDVPTFIPEGLELAAITERQDQSDVFLSHRFSSLEALPEGAVVGTTSLRRRMQLLQRRPDLIVKDLRGNVNTRLRKLAEGQYDAIILAYIGLARLDLLKEIPHVQKLEWMIPPMGQAALGIEILSGDEELRHLAMELDDPETHLCTEIEREFVAAVGAGCSAPVAVNARIIDGELDLRAMLGYPDASEVLYEELVLPMEEATGAGKRLAEKMIADGALELLAEAEKRAFKEERPERL, from the coding sequence GTGGATAAGTTGACCATCGTGACCCGGGCGAGCCAACTGGCCCTCTGGCAAGCCTATCACATCAAAGATCGGATCGAGAAGGCCCGCCCCGAACTGGAGGTGGAGCTGATGGAGATCACCAGCCGGGGAGACAAGATCCTGGACCGTCCCCTCGCTCTGGTGGGCGGCAAGGGGCATTTCACCAAGGAGTTGGAGGATGAAATGCTCGCGGGCCGGGCGCAGATGGCTGTCCACTCCCTCAAAGACGTGCCTACCTTCATCCCCGAAGGCTTGGAGCTGGCGGCGATTACCGAACGCCAGGATCAGAGCGATGTCTTCCTCTCCCATCGCTTCAGCTCTCTGGAAGCTCTGCCCGAGGGAGCCGTGGTGGGGACGACGAGCCTGCGGCGCCGGATGCAGTTGCTCCAGCGCCGCCCCGATCTGATCGTGAAGGATCTGCGGGGCAATGTCAATACCCGCCTGCGCAAGCTGGCAGAAGGGCAATATGACGCCATCATCCTCGCCTACATCGGTTTGGCGCGCCTCGATCTGCTCAAGGAGATCCCCCACGTCCAAAAGCTGGAGTGGATGATCCCGCCCATGGGCCAGGCGGCCCTGGGGATCGAGATCCTCTCCGGAGACGAAGAGTTGCGGCATCTCGCGATGGAACTGGATGATCCCGAGACCCATCTCTGCACCGAGATCGAGCGGGAATTCGTGGCGGCGGTGGGGGCAGGATGCTCGGCTCCCGTTGCGGTCAATGCCCGTATTATCGATGGTGAATTGGACTTGCGTGCGATGCTGGGCTATCCCGACGCCAGCGAAGTGCTCTACGAGGAGCTGGTGCTCCCGATGGAAGAGGCCACGGGTGCGGGCAAGCGCCTGGCCGAGAAGATGATCGCCGACGGAGCGCTGGAACTTCTGGCCGAGGCGGAAAAACGCGCTTTCAAAGAGGAACGCCCCGAACGCCTCTGA
- a CDS encoding adenylate kinase has protein sequence MAKKLFLIIGAPGSGKTTDAEIIAERNPDSVVHYSTGEMLRQEVASGSELGKEIESYISRGALVPLDIVINTIVNAVKNAPKEIILIDGFPRSVEQMKALDEILSKDPEIELKAVIEVRVSEAVARERILGRAEEAEVKRSDDNEEVFKQRMKIYLDPLPEIEKFYEEKGLLKVIDGERPIEPIVEEMEAFIKEKAAED, from the coding sequence ATGGCAAAAAAACTCTTCCTCATCATCGGCGCCCCCGGATCGGGCAAAACTACCGACGCGGAAATCATCGCCGAGCGCAACCCCGATAGCGTCGTGCATTACTCCACCGGTGAAATGCTCCGCCAGGAGGTCGCCAGCGGCAGCGAACTGGGCAAAGAGATCGAGAGCTACATCTCCCGCGGCGCCCTAGTCCCCCTCGATATCGTCATCAACACCATCGTCAATGCCGTCAAAAACGCCCCCAAAGAGATCATCCTCATCGACGGTTTCCCCCGCAGCGTCGAGCAGATGAAAGCCCTCGACGAGATCCTCTCCAAAGACCCCGAGATCGAGCTCAAAGCGGTCATCGAAGTGCGGGTCAGCGAAGCCGTCGCCCGCGAGCGGATCCTCGGCCGTGCCGAAGAGGCGGAAGTCAAGCGCAGCGACGATAATGAAGAGGTCTTCAAACAGCGGATGAAGATTTACCTCGATCCCCTGCCCGAGATCGAGAAGTTCTATGAAGAGAAGGGCCTGCTCAAAGTCATCGACGGCGAGCGCCCCATCGAACCCATCGTCGAAGAGATGGAAGCCTTCATCAAAGAAAAAGCCGCTGAAGATTGA
- the hemA gene encoding glutamyl-tRNA reductase, which produces MHYQVVSFNYKHCSLEERERLAFKNDDEIREFLQTLVAFDFMLEAFVINTCNRIEVVTASRDNFATFHAVLGLLSRTRGVNFYELEKSAKRYEDEEAVRHLFSVVSSLDSLVIGEAQITGQVKQGFKLSYDNGTAGRELNRVLSYAVKCAAEVRNATNISENPISIASVAVAQAQDLMGGTLAGMTGVVVGTGEMGRLAAKHLLRAGADVLLVSRTRAHAEALAEELGENVRVGSMERLEDYINRYRLLFSATASPEPIITPAMVEAKDLNRIWFDMAIPRDIAEICEADIRIFRIDDLQAISKNNHALRQEQALRASEIVERYVEEFYRWLQALSIEPVIRQMRLEIEAVIDEEIARALRKGYIPAESAENVRHLVAQSFDKYLHRPTKNLRGISKESDGSRAIEAIKTIFEIDTSDVDPKQYKNQSKES; this is translated from the coding sequence ATGCACTATCAGGTGGTGAGCTTCAACTACAAACACTGCTCCCTCGAAGAGCGGGAACGCCTGGCGTTTAAAAACGATGATGAGATCCGGGAATTTCTTCAGACGCTCGTGGCCTTCGATTTTATGCTCGAAGCCTTTGTGATCAATACGTGCAACCGGATCGAAGTGGTCACCGCCAGCCGGGACAATTTCGCCACCTTTCACGCAGTCCTGGGGCTCCTGTCGCGTACCCGGGGTGTGAATTTCTACGAATTGGAAAAGAGCGCCAAGCGTTATGAGGATGAAGAGGCGGTCCGACACCTCTTCAGCGTGGTCAGTTCTCTCGACTCTCTGGTGATCGGGGAAGCCCAGATCACGGGACAGGTGAAGCAGGGGTTCAAACTCTCCTACGACAACGGCACCGCCGGACGGGAACTCAACCGGGTGCTCAGCTACGCCGTCAAATGCGCCGCAGAGGTGCGCAATGCCACCAATATTTCCGAAAACCCTATCTCCATCGCTTCGGTGGCGGTGGCCCAGGCCCAGGATCTGATGGGAGGAACCCTGGCGGGGATGACCGGCGTGGTGGTCGGCACGGGGGAGATGGGACGCCTGGCGGCCAAGCATCTGCTCCGTGCGGGGGCCGATGTGCTGCTGGTTTCACGCACCCGGGCACACGCAGAAGCCCTGGCCGAGGAGCTGGGAGAGAATGTCCGGGTGGGCTCGATGGAGCGTCTGGAAGACTATATCAACCGCTATCGGCTGCTCTTCAGCGCCACCGCTTCCCCCGAGCCCATCATCACCCCCGCGATGGTGGAAGCCAAGGATCTCAACCGGATCTGGTTCGATATGGCGATCCCGAGGGATATCGCCGAAATTTGCGAAGCGGATATCCGTATTTTCCGGATCGACGATCTGCAGGCGATTTCCAAGAACAACCACGCTTTGCGCCAGGAACAGGCGCTGAGGGCTTCGGAGATCGTCGAACGATATGTGGAGGAGTTTTACCGTTGGCTCCAGGCCCTCTCCATCGAACCGGTGATCCGGCAGATGCGTCTGGAGATCGAGGCGGTGATCGACGAGGAGATCGCCCGGGCCCTGCGTAAGGGCTACATCCCCGCCGAGAGTGCCGAGAATGTCCGCCATCTGGTGGCCCAGTCCTTCGACAAATACCTCCACCGGCCCACCAAAAATCTCCGCGGAATTTCCAAAGAGAGTGATGGAAGCCGGGCTATCGAAGCGATCAAAACGATTTTCGAGATCGATACCTCCGATGTCGATCCCAAACAGTATAAAAATCAGTCAAAGGAATCCTGA
- a CDS encoding TlpA family protein disulfide reductase has translation MKSRKILLSLLIALISGINGVAAETSPASATQPAPQSPQTQKLQFTFTDTHGQIFHIIPGPKGLNYPEFKGKKVFAMFFINSGTPCRNELQTLTQLKPKLKDMEVVAFELKGLKPDQLKAFEKELSLQGIHLVDTAQALPFANFIARVAGWKGSVPLIILSDKNGEVKHMQLGAMTAKEIEDYYKKL, from the coding sequence ATGAAAAGCCGTAAGATTCTGCTTTCCCTTCTGATAGCGCTAATCTCGGGGATCAACGGCGTAGCAGCCGAAACGTCTCCGGCTTCCGCCACACAGCCCGCGCCCCAAAGTCCCCAGACACAAAAACTCCAATTCACCTTCACCGATACCCACGGACAGATCTTCCACATCATCCCGGGCCCCAAAGGGCTCAACTATCCCGAATTCAAAGGCAAAAAGGTCTTCGCGATGTTTTTCATCAACAGCGGGACCCCCTGCCGCAATGAGTTGCAGACCCTAACGCAGCTCAAGCCCAAACTCAAAGATATGGAAGTGGTCGCCTTCGAACTCAAAGGGCTCAAGCCCGATCAGCTCAAAGCCTTCGAAAAAGAGCTCTCCCTTCAGGGGATCCACCTGGTCGATACCGCCCAGGCTCTGCCCTTCGCCAACTTCATCGCCCGGGTCGCCGGATGGAAGGGCTCCGTCCCCCTCATCATCCTCAGCGACAAAAACGGAGAAGTGAAACATATGCAACTCGGCGCTATGACGGCCAAAGAGATCGAAGACTACTACAAGAAGCTCTAA
- a CDS encoding DsbA family protein, whose protein sequence is MSLITASVIASSAEFNLENFVRHTLVKNPRIKVEKVQEIAHQSLEGRPGWTVYMFTMDLVMGKRKQQIPEMVFINPKEELAAMSLIDLKTGEDLRNTIKPKMPESFYNKKHLIAGNADAPHKIVVFSDPQCPFCLGYLPGLLKDVRAHPDKMALYYYHMPLKRLHPVSETLTRAMEYLQSHGRADEAMKFYSLKIDPREKNEKKILAEIKKQLGIDLKAADIDKPEYKTAVKADMNKAASMMVRGTPTVYFDGKYDPTRSAYKKYLK, encoded by the coding sequence ATGAGCCTGATCACAGCGAGCGTGATCGCAAGCTCCGCTGAATTCAACCTGGAGAACTTCGTTCGTCATACCCTGGTGAAAAACCCGAGGATCAAGGTCGAGAAGGTTCAGGAGATCGCCCATCAGTCCCTGGAAGGGCGTCCAGGATGGACCGTTTATATGTTTACGATGGACCTGGTGATGGGAAAACGCAAGCAACAGATCCCCGAGATGGTCTTCATCAACCCCAAAGAGGAACTGGCCGCCATGTCTTTGATCGATCTCAAGACAGGGGAGGATTTGCGCAACACTATCAAGCCCAAGATGCCCGAAAGCTTCTACAACAAGAAGCACCTGATTGCCGGCAATGCCGACGCTCCCCACAAGATCGTGGTCTTCTCCGATCCCCAGTGCCCCTTCTGTCTAGGCTATCTGCCGGGCCTGCTCAAAGATGTCCGGGCCCATCCCGACAAAATGGCCCTCTATTACTATCATATGCCGCTGAAACGCCTCCATCCGGTCTCCGAGACGTTGACCCGGGCTATGGAATATCTCCAGAGTCACGGCAGGGCCGATGAAGCAATGAAATTCTACAGCCTCAAGATCGATCCCCGTGAGAAAAACGAGAAAAAAATTCTCGCCGAGATAAAAAAACAGCTCGGTATCGATCTGAAAGCTGCGGATATCGACAAGCCCGAGTATAAGACCGCTGTCAAAGCTGATATGAATAAAGCGGCTTCGATGATGGTTCGCGGCACCCCCACCGTCTATTTCGACGGGAAGTACGATCCGACCCGCAGCGCCTATAAAAAATACCTCAAATAA
- the upp gene encoding uracil phosphoribosyltransferase — MKNIHIIEHPLIDHKLSILRNKETPMHEFRRLLDDIGLLMTYEVTRSLETEPVEVETPVGKAVCNRLAKPPVLVTILRAGIGMLGSFMQMLPESPVGFLGMQRNEETLQPESYYSKIPSAARTHPVILIDPMLATGGSAGDAVAHLQANGVEEIVFVCLVAAPEGVKALNARYPNLHIYTAALDDRLNEHGYIVPGLGDAGDRVFGTGVDDIR, encoded by the coding sequence ATGAAAAACATCCATATCATTGAACATCCGCTTATCGACCACAAACTTTCCATCCTGAGGAACAAGGAGACGCCGATGCACGAGTTCCGTCGGCTGCTTGACGATATCGGACTGTTGATGACCTACGAGGTGACCCGAAGCCTGGAGACGGAGCCGGTGGAGGTGGAGACCCCGGTGGGGAAGGCGGTATGCAATCGGCTGGCCAAACCCCCGGTCCTGGTGACGATCCTGCGGGCGGGGATCGGGATGCTGGGTTCTTTTATGCAGATGCTGCCCGAGAGCCCGGTCGGCTTCCTGGGCATGCAGCGCAACGAAGAGACTCTGCAGCCGGAGAGTTACTACTCCAAGATCCCCTCAGCCGCACGGACCCATCCGGTGATCCTCATCGACCCGATGCTGGCGACGGGGGGATCGGCAGGGGATGCCGTGGCCCATCTTCAGGCCAACGGTGTGGAGGAGATCGTCTTCGTCTGTCTCGTCGCGGCACCGGAGGGGGTCAAGGCGCTCAACGCGCGTTATCCCAATCTCCATATCTATACCGCTGCTCTGGATGACCGGCTCAACGAGCACGGCTACATCGTCCCGGGCCTGGGAGATGCCGGAGACCGGGTCTTCGGAACCGGTGTGGATGATATACGTTAG